A section of the Fusarium falciforme chromosome 8, complete sequence genome encodes:
- a CDS encoding MHYT domain-containing protein — protein MSAQDLLREYQGHIVPQSYNAGFVALSYVVSLVGAGSTLELINRRTGLRGLFNHLLLMSSAVTMGGVSIWCMHFIGNRAIDLANGEPEMQVAYSSGFTAVSFFVPILVLLTAFIAVGTNNTVSWWRLISGGVLCGTAVCGMHYLGNASIDNYTCVYRPVYVVGSAIIAVVASNVALAMFFVFRAMWANSWWKRVISAVVLAGAVSGMHWCAAVGTRYRLVKIKPEGNEPSRTATVVVVICLSLGACFIIAVSAVLRARNMRRSALRAQQITLAAAIFDKAGRILVDPDGYIPSTVVTDSFLERNTKEGFSIGHPLFHWMFQASRNWGMISSLVGGMKQHISQLPHTRTHKDGRHGIQLVSEHGEMIEGYDMIFRELFCLAAAALADRLREDLVSIGVLWDEILPTGANGRRARPQLRKPSSAGVITSDGSDANEDSHGSLDLAEKGVGAWQQAYGRGSLMFLVHRSGSDRDSERFVSAGYRFAELHQVSDIIRSSMQIQSHEFETKLRDMSTYTGKQNQNLPGVHLGFFAIRARVSSGFEVLVRKGARNLLPTMPLPLKSLEDWHMHYLAKFDNIPLSKIAQRCKEDSQRSTREAEFAGQLTETIESLREWIQEPLFDDAVLTSTTVRIPCRGEEGRTEATMIAMRLVIPIHSVLTSPNCEFVPLGFFKMRQVSEQFYQEFARGVHREFGHVVKAADRREGSPDSGAGLSSNLWPFGRSDPPKGNRRKGKSMPNIAGRRISSPDSTRSSSTINLCPPTDVNRTRSIDSTDGSGTYQARDESSQTAPSYGGIMVFQEITIDVEEGKEAGRTQGKGSESSDAITIEKTNSTTSPAAGIELQSMGHIGTNVQADVGARNGSAHFASFVDVLFAETVESR, from the exons ATGTCTGCCCAGGACCTGCTTCGTGAGTATCAGGGCCACATCGTGCCCCAGAGCTACAATGCCGGGTTTGTAGCCCTTAGCTACGTCGTCAGTCTTGTCGGTGCTGGCTCGACGCTCGAGCTCATCAACCGACGAACGGGCCTTCGGGGTCTTTTTAATCA TCTCCTACTTATGAGCTCGGCCGTTACTATGGGGGGAGTGTCCATCTGGTGTATG CATTTCATCGGCAACCGAGCTATCGATCTCGCCAACGGAGAGCCGGAGATGCAGGTTGCGTACTCGAGTGGGTTTACCGCCGTCTCATTCTTCGTTCCCATCCTAGTTCTCCTGACTGCCTTCATCGCCGTCGGCACCAACAATACCGTTTCATGGTGGAGGCTTATCAGTGGTGGTGTCCTATGTGGCACTGCCGTCTGTGGAATGCACTACCTCGGCAACGCTTCCATCGATAACTATACATGCGTTTATCGACCTGTCTATGTCGTGGGATctgccatcatcgccgtcgtGGCGAGCAACGttgccttggccatgttcTTCGTCTTCAGAGCCATGTGGGCCAACTCATGGTGGAAGAGAGTCATCTCGGCTGTGGTGCTCGCCGGTGCGGTATCAGGAATGCATTGGTGTGCCGCTGTAGGAACCCGTTACCGTTTGGTCAAGATCAAGCCTGAGGGCAATGAGCCGTCAAGGACCGCCACAGTGGTTGTGGTCATCTGCTTG TCGCTAGGAGCCTGTTTCATCATCGCAGTGTCGGCCGTCCTCAGAGCGAGAAACATGAGGAGGTCAGCCCTCCGCGCCCAGCAGATCACGCTTGCTGCCGCCATTTTCGACAAAGCAGGGAGGATCCTCGTCGACCCGGATGGATACATTCCCAGTACGGTCGTTACCGACTCCTTCTTGGAAAGG AATACCAAAGAAGGATTCAGCATCGGCCACCCCTTGTTCCATTGGATGTTCCAAGCGTCGAGAAACTGGGGCATGATCTCAAGCCTTGTTGGCGGCATGAAGCAGCATATTTCACAGCTCCCGCATACTCGTACCCACAAGGACGGGCGCCACGGCATCCAACTTGTGAGCGAGCATGGTGAGATGATCGAGGGTTATGACATGATCTTTCGAGAGCTCTTctgcctcgccgccgccgctctgGCTGACCGACTTCGAGAGGACCTCGTTTCGATCGGAGTCTTGTGGGACGAGATTCTGCCCACAGGTGCGAATGGCAGACGGGCACGACCTCAACTGCGGAAGCCATCTAGTGCAGGTGTCATCACTTCGGATGGTAGCGATGCCAACGAGGACAGCCATGGCAGCCTCGACCTCGCTGAGAAGGGCGTGGGTGCCTGGCAACAAGCTTATGGACGTGGTTCTTTGATGTTTCTGGTCCACCGCAGTGGGTCTGACCGTGATTCTGAGCGATTCGTCTCGGCCGGCTATCGCTTTGCTGAGTTGCACCAGGTCAGCGACATTATCAGATCAAGCATGCAGATTCAAAGTCACGAATTCGAAACAAAACTCCGGGACATGTCGACTTACACGGGCAAGCAGAACCAGAACCTCCCAGGCGTTCATCTCGGCTTCTTCGCAATCCGAGCTCGGGTGAGCTCTGGATTCGAGGTTCTCGTTAGGAAGGGTGCACGAAACCTTCTCCCGACTATGCCCCTCCCGCTCAAGTCTCTTGAAGACTGGCACATGCATTACCTCGCAAAGTTTGATAACATACCGTTATCGAAAATTGCTCAGAGATGCAAAGAAGATTCCCAACGAAGCACTCGGGAGGCAGAATTCGCGGGACAGCTTACAGAGACCATCGAGTCTCTGCGAGAATGGATCCAGGAGCCCCTTTTCGATGATGCAGTCCTGACATCGACGACAGTTCGCATCCCTTGTcgcggagaagaaggaaggacGGAAGCGACCATGATAGCGATGCGACTTGTGATCCCCATTCATTCGGTTCTAACCAGCCCCAACTGCGAGTTTGTACCCCTCGGTTTCTTCAAGATGCGCCAGGTGTCGGAGCAGTTCTATCAGGAGTTTGCACGGGGGGTTCATCGGGAATTCGGCCATGTTGTCAAAGCAGCAGATCGCCGTGAAGGATCCCCAGACAGCGGCGCAGGATTGTCGTCTAACCTGTGGCCTTTTGGTCGATCAGACCCTCCAAAGGGAAATCGACGGAAAGGGAAATCGATGCCAAATATTGCCGGAAGGCGAATTTCATCACCCGATTCTACAAGATCAAGCTCGACTATCAACCTCTGCCCACCTACCGACGTCAACCGAACTCGTTCGATCGATTCAACAGATGGCTCTGGAACGTATCAAGCTCGGGATGAGTCGTCTCAGACGGCACCGTCCTATGGTGGCATTATGGTGTTCCAGGAGATCACCAttgatgttgaagaaggaaaagaagcagGAAGGACCCAGGGCAAAGGCTCCGAAAGCTCGgatgccatcaccattgAGAAGACGAACTCCACGACATCTCCGGCAGCAGGCATCGAGCTGCAGTCAATGGGCCACATCGGAACCAATGTGCAAGCCGATGTAGGGGCACGCAATGGATCGGCCCATTTCGCTTCGTTTGTGGATGTCCTGTTTGCAGAGACAGTGGAGAGCCGCTGA